Below is a genomic region from Homalodisca vitripennis isolate AUS2020 unplaced genomic scaffold, UT_GWSS_2.1 ScUCBcl_57;HRSCAF=856, whole genome shotgun sequence.
CTTTACTATAACTATCCTTAGGGCTATCTTCAGTGTTGATAACTTGAGGTTTAGGCGCAATCAGAATGCTATCATGCGTAATCGTTTTGCCATGATACGGCTCCATTTGTCATGAAGTATGTTGCAAAGGCCTCGCGGATATCTTTAGCAGTAGAATTTGATCTCCTGGGTACTTTTTTCAAACCAAGAAGGGATGCCGGAGCCACCTCATTTCTCCAGGTACCAGGTGTAACCTCTCCATTTTCCTCGGTATCCAAAGCACCCACTGGGCAATATAGACATGACGAACTTGCACTTCTACGTAGAAAATTGTGGAGGTAAACGCAGGCCATTACAACCCACTTGGCGTTCTCAGTTTCCAAAAGCAAAGGTTTCCTTAGCACACGAAACACAGAAGCTAAAATGCCAAAAGCATTCTCTACCACCCTTCTGGCCCGGCTCAATCGGTAAttgtaaattctttctggggACCCTTGTGGATGATAACCAGAGTACGGTTTCATCAAACTGTCACTCAATGCAAAAGCATCGTCCCCCAAAATGACGTACGGGCTGGGGATACTCGAATTCGGCAGTGGAGATGGTGGGGGAAGTTTCAAGTTGCCCTTTTCAATATTGTCGTACAACTGAGAATTTTTGAAAACTCCACCATCTGAAATCCTGCCTTGACATCCAACGTCCACAAACATGAAGTTATAATCAGCGTCGACAAGtgcaaataatacaaaactgaaaaaggACTTGTAGTTGAAGTATTCACTCCCGCTTTTGGGCGGACATTGTATTGCTACATGCTTTCCGTCGATGGCTCCAACAGCATGGGGGAAGTCCCACTTCTCTTCAAATTTCTTGGATTCGCATAGCCACTGTTCTTCATTTTCGGCCATCTGAAAtgaacaatatttcttattacgTACACCCATAgcgtcaaaattaaattatatacctacactctattaaataactacaattaaatttttatagcggaaccaatagtttgtaataaaaccctcaagtattttagttaatttgctaattcatttcttcatttttaaggtTGAGCTCATTCAGGAAGAGGACGACAATACAAGTGAATCTGCTTCCCAAATTACTCAAACCCTCCCTCATCAGCAATCTCAAGAGATACGATCGGCTTCCAGTCAAACGGCACTGGGTTTTGCAAAGCCTACTCCAATGAAGCGCAAAAGAACGCCAGCCTCTCCACGGTCTCAAGTTGACGAGGTGGTCGGCATACTGCATAATGCTGTGAGGCGTGATGCTTGTGATGTGTATGGTGAGCATGTTGCgatgaaattaaaatcttactcCAAGAGGACACAAGCGTTTGTCCAGCACCACGTCAACAACATTCTTTTCGAAGCCGACATGGGCCGCTATGACGAACTTCCTCATCAAAATCGCCGGTTTATCTCATCAGTTTCGCCGAATTATTCAGCCTCTCCGTCCCCTGCTACTACGTTTTCGTCAGCGAATTCTGGCCCACCTTCTCCGGCTATTTTACTACATCCACAACAGACTACACCAGAGTACAGTGGGGACTCTACTTCACCTCTGTCCTCTCTTCCTACATACCACCATCTAGAACCTCAACCCCCCACCACAGACCATTCACATCAATCAAGCAGTGATGATGCAGATCCGCTCGCCTCCGTATTTGCCTCGGATCCTGGAACTGGGGTACCCTCAGAAGCAGGAACATTCTTTTCCTCGTTCTGTTAAAATATTCACACGTTTGCACTTTATTCAATAGTTCCGTTCAACGTTTTTCATGTActtattccaaatatatatatttccaaaaataaaattatattatacatttttgttcttaCCTTGACATACTCCTGTAGTGCTTCTACGATGGCCCGACAGACTTCAGGAACAAGTAAAGAAATTGTAGGCTTTGAAACCCTGAAGAGATACATGAGGCTAACGTACGAGTCACCACTTGCTAAAAATCGAAGAGTTATCGCCAACCGGACTGATGCAGGAACGCACTCTCGGAAGTTGGTGTCGGTTTTTGGCAATTTTCCCTTCTATCCTTCCCAATATGATGGCGAAATCATCTAACGACATTCGGCTGAAGTTTTCGAAGAGCCCTCCGTGGTCTTCTTTCAAATCTCTCAGCAAAATAGTGTGGTTcctctttttcaaaaatgaagaCTCCCACACGCGTCGCCTTTTCCTTCCTCGCGTTTCCTCCTGTAACAGGATGAGGACGGCCGCAGCGGAAACCACAAGTTTTGACAGTCCGGGTGCCATCATCAATATTCACTGCAAACGCTCACGAGAAACTGATCGACACAAATGCTCGAGCAGTGTAAACAGAGGGCTCGTTTGCGTTCGTGCTCGTTGAAAACCGGCGAGCTACGATCACGAATGCTCGATGCTCGGGGATGTTTGGGCAGTGTAAATGGGGCTTTACACGAGGCGTATATATGGCTCGTTTTTAGTTTACCGATAGTTCTATAACCTAACCTCTTAACCTATAGCGCAGTATTTTTTGGCCGCGCAAGTTGGAGTGAGTGGATTAGAGACTCGCATATTCTCAGTTTCCGGACTGCCGCCGCGACATTGCGCCACCACTAGACAACAGCTGACTTCACTGCGTGTGTAGTAGCATTCAAACGGTCTCTGATAgctctttaatattaatttagctGCTGCTGCACACTGTAGTTTGTTAGTGGTACTTCTAACCTAACCAATCCTAGCCTAGTTTGTTAGTGGTACTTCTAACCTAACCAATCCTAGCCTACCCTAatctaactaatataaaaaatatagcaaagcttaaagtattctttataaaatattaattatttcattttgttttcagGTTTCCTGCAAGTGCAGGTACAGCTGCGGAGAGATTGTTAACATGAAAACGAAGTTGTTTGAAGACTACCATACACTTGATCATAATGAACAAGCTACGTACCTCATGGGGCTTCTGGAAATTCTCGATGTTCAACGGAGGCATCATGGGACCTACAATGAAGCGGCAGAGAGTAGGCGGCAGACAACAATTTGCTACACACTTCCTGATAGCACCGGGGAATTCAAAAGGGTATGCAAAGCTACATTTTTTAGTACTTTTGCAATTTCTCCAAAAAAAGTTCAACTTTTGGTAAAACTATCAGGCTCcacagtttttaaagaaaaacgtgGTGGTCCTAGAACATTCAAGTACACTGAACGTGATAGAATGAATGTTAAAACCACATTAACTCATTTCCCAGAGATGTTTCACATTACACTCGCAATAACTCTGAAAGGGAGTACCTCAGTCAAGACTTGAACATGAACCGTATGTTTTctgattttaaggaaaaatacTCTGACAGTCAAGTAAAGTACAAGTTTTAtcgtaaagtatttttaaaagactttccAAAGTTATCGTTTAAAACCCCTAGAAGCGATACATGCAAGAGGTgtgattttttaaacatacaatctAAGACCCATGACGCTGTGGAATCTAACAAAGCCAAACAGCAGCTCGAGTTACATTACAAAAAAGCAGAAAGTACATTAACCGAGCTGAAAAATGACTCAATCTCCAGTACTCTACCTGGCAGCCAAAACTGTACGTGCACGGATATGGGgcaagaggcagagacaactactgTTCTGGAAaacatagaacggtggtttatgaacacttgccttcgcaagcaggtgtccattttatcaacagattgccagcttccattaaaaatgcaccaacgcctaaggcgttaaaaaacccgtcttaaacgctttttagcgtcaatggcattttataatgtcggtgagtttttggcatgtaactgggagaccacccattttgaaaatagaccCTGGCGTTGACAATGGTGAAAATTGGCGAGTGACTGGAATTAATGAatgcaaaatatgtatgtatgaatgtgacaCTGTGGTATGTTCGCACAATTTTAGACTAAATCGCTGACTTTtaccatataatttatattgtttacggcaataaaaggtttgaattgaattgaatacatgcaaattttgatgccattataatatatgaacaaaagtgttaagaaaagaaaaaagcagcaagcaaaatataacattcagtgtcagagtttcacATGTGGCCAGAAAGATATTTCgtgacctccctcttgaatgatgtatcggacatgctgaacaaatcaatatgcgctggaagaccatttcccaacctgtgaatcctcggtattgtactgttgtacgcatagTTTGTAGCGAGGAATTCCCTTTTTCGAAAAGCGGCGCAGATCTTGAGGATGGTCGAGGACAACGAAGACTGATCCTATCCAGGGCTGCCACTGACTCACTTTTTTCACTACAACTCACTATTTTCGAAAGGGCCTCACTTTCCTCACTATTCCGCCACTATCCTCACTATTTTCGTCTGTCTGATGTTCTAAAATGGCCAAATCGCGCTTACTACACACAGAAATGTTATTCCTACGTTTTGTATCACGCGCGGAAGCTGGGAACTAGTTTCAAAAGACACCGCGGATGCTTGCGGAGCGCTACGTACCCTCACGGCAGCTTGCAGCGCCACTCGGGAGGGGTGGCGAATACGCCAAGCTGTCCGAGGCAGGCAGCCAGCCCGAGCAGGCAGTCTGTTTGTTGTGACGGAGACTGAGCCGGCGCGAGCGCGACCAGAGTGAGGGGCAGGGGCGAGCGTCTTGTCGCATGGTGTAGTGTAGCGGCCGCATCAACACTCGTAGAGGATTCTCTCTCTCTGAGGTAAGTTTTTGcactatttttgtattcttgaTACCCTTTGATGGTTCGTGTTGTGCGTTAACCAATAAAGGTTCTATATTACAAATTGGTTTTATCGTAACGTCCTCCTGCAGGGAGAGGGTGTCGGGTGTCTGTCCGAGTTGAAGTACGCTGTCGTGGTCGCGGCTCATCTACCACTGGCCAATCCTTCTCACGAAAGGTAAGCCATTTCCTCTGCAGTGTGTAGTGTTTTAGTTGTAATAAAGTCACTGGAAGTCTAGATTTTCGACTTCGGAGACGTAGATGAATCAGTGCTATCCGCTTGCTTTCCGGACACGTTTTTGTGTTATCCGTGGAGTGGGGTGTCAACTTGGAACCTTTGCGGGTCTAAGGGGAGTGTGTGGATGCAACGtcgttttcatttaaaatgtgaatAGGAATAATTGCCACCAGTAATAGTGATGGTCTCATGAAAGGGGCCGCCGCCGGCCGCGTGAGTCCCGGAGTCGGCTAGAGGTGGTGTGGGTGAGCAGGGTGGGGGTCGCGCCCCGTCAGTGTGTCACACGTACGAGCCGTGGCCCTCCGCTCACACACACCAAGGCAATTAGCCGACTGTTGGTCGTGGACTCAGGCCGGGTGCGCGGCCGCGAGGAGCTTGAAGTGCGAGCCTCGTCGCTGTCGGCGATACTCCGCGACCGCTCTCCGCTGTGACTGGTGGCGCTGCCGACTCGCTCTCTGACGCGGCCGAGAAGGGCTTGTCGGCACGAAATCTGCCGCCTTTTCTCATGTCTTCGTTTTTCGGTGTGGCGGATTTGGAGTGTGCGAGAGAGTGTCCTATGACGGAGTAGACTGAAGTGCGAGATTGACAACTCGGTGGCGACCACCCCTGTCGGTCTCTCACGCACTTCAGCGTACGTGTCTTTCTCGCATACTCCAAACCCATCTCTGATTTCCTAATCGTATCTTTTATCTTTCTTCTTTTAGATGCCGCCGAAGTGCAAGCTGAAGGACAGTTGGCTCTCCAAAACGGACGTCACCACCGGCAAGCCATTCAGTGTGTGGGCGACCAGAGCTAGTGACACTGCTGCCGACTGTATCGTGTGCTTGTGCACGGTACAGGTGGACTCGAAAGGAAGCCAGGCTCTCTCTCAGCATGCGGGTACGCAGAAACACAAGGATGCACTCAGGACCAAGATGAATCCTCAACAGCTGGTGATGACTGCACGGCCGGCGACTACGCAGTGTCAGGTGGGAGGCGCAGTAGCGGATCCATCGGCTTCGTCCACATCTGCAGCAGGGCTCAGCAGCGCTGCCAGCACCTCCGCGCCGATTGTACTGGCGCTGCGTCAATCAGTGGCGCTGCGCGCGGAACTCATTTGGTCCATGAAGTGCGTGCAGGCGAGCTTTTCCGCCAACTCTTGCGAGGACATAGTTGAAACTTTTCAAGCAATGTTTGGCGTTGAGCACGTCCCGAACGACATGACGCTGGGACGCACTAAACTCGGCTATCGGTTGACCGATGCCCTTGGCCCGTATTTCCGCAATTTGATGCTTGCGGATGTACAGTTAGCTATAACATTCACAGTTTGTTTCGACGAAACTACTAATGAAAAGGGAGCAAAGGAGCTCCAAGTGGGGCTCAGATATTATTCGGAGAAGAGGAAGGAAGTTGTGTTTAGCCACCTAGAGACATTTTTCATTGGCTCAGCAACAGCTGAAGTTGTTTTTAAGTTGCTTATGGCTGCACTTGATCGTGCTAAATTATTTTTGGGTAAAATGTTGATGCTTTCTTGTGATGGCCCAAATGTTAACAAGTCTATCATGAAAAAATTTTCTGATAAAATGAAAGCAGAGTATGATAGGGACCTCCTAAATATTGGCTCCTGCAATATTCACATTCTACATAATGCTTTTGAGAAAGGCCTACATGCTTTTGGGATGGAAGTTTCAGAGCTCATCATTCTAATtaaagatgttttagagtaccCATGCAGAGCTGAAGAGTACAAAAAATCCCAGGAGCTAAAAAATGTGCCTTATCATGAGTTTATTAAACATGTCTTGTCTAGGTGGCTCACGCTTGGACCTGCTGCCGAAAGGCTGCAAGAACAGTGGCCGTCCTTAAAGCACTATTTTCTAAAGGCCATCCCTCTCAAGAAGGGTAGAGATGCACAGAAACTGATGGATTCTAAGTGCTATCCGGTCATTGCAACTTGTCTGAAGGATAGTACATTTCCTGCCAAAATATCATTTGTGATATATAGTGCTAGTCTTTTTGAGAGATTTTGCAAGGTGTTTCAAACCGCGCAACCTATGATTCATGTTTTATATGAAGAAGTTTctaatttgttcattttactgCTAAGTAAGTTTTGTAAGGCTGACATGTTAAAAAATGCTAGTGAGTGTATGAGAGTCAATTTTTTCAATGATACTAAGAATTTGGTAGAACTCAAAAATGTTGAGATTGGAACAAAAACTGAGACTTTACTGAAAGACTGTTCTGACCTAGAGGTTCTGAAATTTCGTCAAGAGGCTCGAAAGCACTACCAGGAGGCAGCCACCCATACACTGGAGAAGTCAATTTTGAAGACTGGGAAAGAAACTAGGTATTTGAAGTGCCTTCAACCTCAACAAATCAAGGAATCTCGGTCGGCGCGAGGCATCGTACACGTCTACAAATTGATGAGACTGACATTCCCCGATGTTCAAGAAGACAATCTGCGGGATGAATGGAAACTCCTGCAGCTTGAAAATCTCCCAGAATACGAGACCGGTATGAGGATCGACCATTACTGGAGTAGAATTTTTGATCTGAAGGATTTCAGCGGTGAGACCAAATTTCCTATCGTCTCTAAAGTCGTCAAGGCCATTCTGGCTGCAGCACATGGGAGTGCAGACGTGGAACGGGGCTTTTCTGAGTCACGAATTCAAATGCCTGCTGATCGATCTGCAATGGAGGAGCGTACGCTCAACGCGCGCATCAACACTCACGACGGGATGAAGCAGTTCGGAGGTAAAGCCCATCGGGTCCCCATCACTCCGGAGCTTTTGAAAGCTGCTGTCGGAGCTAGTAGCCACTACAAGGAATATTTGGAGGCTGAGCGGCAGAAAAAGCAAGAGGAGCTGCGACGACGAGAGGAGGATGAGAGGGCGCTTCAGCAAAAGGAAGCAGACGAGGCTAGGCAAAGAGATAAGAGAAAGGAGTTGCAGgatcttcaaaattatttaaagaaggCCACTGGGCAGGAGGAAGAAGAAAGAAAAGCGGCAAATGCACTCGTGAATGATGCCAATAAGAAGCTCAAAGCCGCCCTCCAGAAGGGAGACATTCAGGCAGCGAAAGTAGCTCAGGGCATGCTGGAGGGGGCGCAGAGTATGCTGGCTCGCGCGGAGGAAATGCGGCAGAAGACCGCGAATCCCTTGATGAAGGCGGTGCAAAGCGAACTTCATCCCTCCTTGAATGCATGTTTAAGAACCACAGCAAGCGACGGCGCGAGGATTCGAACAAGGACCCGGATGACCCAGCTTCCAATTAGTTCATGAGAATACGAACTgccaatttaattaaatattatttatttttgttcgaaagaaaatttttatctttCTCATTGTCACTGTTTGATGTTAGACTGTAATAAAGAAAGTTTAAccttttgtatttacttttctttTCCTTCTGCCTTCCCTCAGACCATGAGGCTTacgattatattacattttcaatgttcAAGTCATTTTTAAAGCGGATTTAGGTCAAAAAGGTCACGAAATCACCCGAATTTACTCACTTTATGGTCACTTTTTGTGCTGAAAGCTCACTTTTCCCTcactatttcagtttttaaagctcactttttcactatttttagaGCATGTAGTGAGTGGCAGCCCTGATCCTATCTAGAAGTCTCGGGAAATCACAAGACGATGACAAAATCTTCTTCGAGAACATCAGGTCAGCAATTTGGCGTCTGGTGCTCAAGGGTAGGAGCCCAAAGTGGCGTTGCAGATATTCAACAGGAACCCCGTCGTAGGCAAATCCAAGTCTCAACCCAATTAGCCTgatgaatcttatctgaattctttcaacgAGTTCCACGTGACCCAACAGGTAGGGAGACCATACCGgcgaacagtattccaatattggtcgAACCAATTGCACGTACAGGGCCCGAAGTGTCCATGGTGAAAACCCATCTcgagaagtcctaaatataagaCCTTATTCTAAcagtatcgatgataattagtgtcatattacgagaatgaataatagaattcatattttttaaagacatggAGGAGATGCcaatgacgtaccagttattctaaaaaaaatgcgTGCGaaggtatcagctagtaaacatataaaaacttgaaactccttatttttgTCTTAACAACGTTGCTCGTTATACAAATATCgaccgtctaccaaatatgaaatatacagagtaaagtcaacctgcaaatatcgattgtaggactgtaggtccataCAAAATTTTGACAAAGCTGACGAACCCGTCCATGCACTACCAACCCTACTGTACAAAACCGACCTGGCCGCATCGAGTAATAaggtcgagtaataatatcgatgttacgTGTGgaactgtgtatatttttatttttgttatgtttcatttttctcagttgttattcctatattattacaaaacttaatatgtatagtgaatttgtttgacgAAATTTCGTAAGAAATATAGGAAGAAATCAAACAAGTGTTTGAGTTcacaggcccaaggtgtggcatattatactctctacgTAACGAttacttttacacgagtaaagagaaaagacaAACTAGAACACGGTTATA
It encodes:
- the LOC124370251 gene encoding uncharacterized protein LOC124370251 — its product is MADDTNNLNNSAFGEDVSEKKLAFREKQKKARLTIATQLETTYDTVKSKITSLLASFRREKNKEETSKGTGKGADEIYRSKWFAYEAFGFLKDKNKCKETINSCTSQNASKENDSQVELIQEEDDNTSESASQITQTLPHQQSQEIRSASSQTALGFAKPTPMKRKRTPASPRSQVDEVVGILHNAVRRDACDVYGEHVAMKLKSYSKRTQAFVQHHVNNILFEADMGRYDELPHQNRRFISSVSPNYSASPSPATTFSSANSGPPSPAILLHPQQTTPEYSGDSTSPLSSLPTYHHLEPQPPTTDHSHQSSSDDADPLASVFASDPGTGVPSEAGTFFSSFC